A window of Streptomyces broussonetiae genomic DNA:
GAACGCCTCCTGGGCCCGGCGCAGCGCACCGCGCAACCGGCAGCCGGAGTTCAGCGGACAGGGGGTCGCCCCCTCGCACTCGACCACGTCCCCGTCGCCCTCGAAAACCCGCACCACCGCGCCGACCGACGCCGTACGGCCCCGCCCGGTCAGGGCCAGCCCCCCGCCCCGGCCGCGCCGGGCGTCCACCAGGCCCAGGTGCTGCAACTCGGCGACCACCTTGGCGGCGTGCGTGTAGGGCACCTCCATGTCCGCCGCGACCTGCCGCGTGGTGGGCGTGGCGCCGGCGGACACGGCGAGTCGCATCAGGACCCGCAGGGCCAGGTCGGTGGAGCGCAGGAGCCGCATACCGCGAGCGTAGGTAATACGCATCCACGATTCAAATTATCTGTTGCCACTCCATTGCCGCGCCCTGTCTACGGAAGACACCCCCTCCCCCATTACGATCAGCGGGCCCCACCCTTCCCGTAGCCGTCCCTTTCCCCAGAAGGACACCTCATGGGTTCCGCCAAGAACAACACCGCGGCACGCAAGGCGCGCATAGAGGAGATGCGACGCGCCGAGCGCGCACGCGAGCGCCGCAACCGCGCGCTCACCATCGCCGCCAGCGTGGTGGTCGTCGCCGGGCTCGTGGCCGGTGGCGTGGTCCTCGTGAACTCCCAGTCGGGCAAGAAGTCGAACAGCGCCGACGACGGGAAGAACTCGGGCGACTCCGGGCACTTCGCCGCGGGCAAGGACGGGGTGATGACCTGGACCGGCAAGCTGGCGCGCACGCACGTGACGACCAGGGTGTCGTACCCGATGCACCCGCCGGTCGGCGGCAACCACAACCCGGTCTGGGCGACCTGTGACGGCACCGTCTACACCAAGCCGCTGCAGGACGAGAACGCCGTGCACTCGCTCGAGCACGGCGCCGTCTGGGTGACGTACACGAGCAAGGCGGGCAAGGCGGACGTCGACGCGCTCGCGGCCAAGGTCAAGAAGACGCCGTACTCGCTGATGAGTCCGTACGAGAACCAGGCGGCCCCGCTGATCCTGTCGGCCTGGGGTCACCAGGTGACCGTGAAGAGCGCGAGCGACCCCGAGGTGAACAAGTTCTTCGCCGCCTACGTCCAGGGTCCGCAGACACCGGAGCCGGGCGCCGCCTGCACCAACGGGGCGATGTAGTGACCCGGCAGCGCATCGGCCTGATCGCCGGAGCCGCGGCGGCGGTGCTCGTCGCGGCCGGCGCGATCACGTACGCGGTCGCGGAGGACTCCGGCGGCTCCACGCAGTTGACGGTGCCGGGCGCGGAGTCGGCCGACGCCGGGTTCGCGCGGGACATGGCCGTGCACCACCAGCAGGCCGTGGAGATGTCGTACATCGTGCGCGACCGGACCGGCAACGCAGAGGTGCGCCGGCTCGCCTACGACATCGCGCAGACGCAGGCCAACCAGCGCGGCATGCTGCTCGGCTGGCTCGATCTGTGGCAGCTGCCGAAGGTGTCGGCGAACCCGCCGATGACCTGGATGGGCATGGGCGACATGCCCGAGCGCGGGGACGGCTCGCTGATGCCGGGGATGGCGACGAACACGGAGCTGAGGAAGCTCCAGGCGCTGAACGGCAAGCAGGCCGAGATCCTCTATCTCCAGCTGATGACGGACCATCACAAGGGCGGTATCCACATGGCCGAGGGGTGTGTGGCCAAGTGCACCGTCGGCGTGGAGAAGCGGCTCGCGCAGGGCATGGTCGACGCCCAGCAGTCGGAGCTTCAGGTGATGGCGGGGATGCTCAAGGAACGGGGCGCGAAGCCGCGTTCGTGAACAACGGGCAAGCGGTTTCGTAACACCGCCGTAAGGACGAATGACGCAAATCGCCTTACTTAACGACTACTTGGTCCTCTCTTGACCTTTGCGTGCCCCTGGCATGAACGGTTCATCGACAGAGTGGCGACCATCGTGTGATCCAGCGCCGCCGGCCGACACCGCCGCAGGCCGGCGCGCGGACGCATGACGTGCCAACCACTACATGCATGCGAACCGCATCGCAGGGGGTTCTATGAGATCCAACCGCGCCAAGCTGCGCGCCGTGAGCATGGCAGCGACACTGCCGATGGTCGCCGGCGCGCTGGCGCTGGGCATACCCGCGGCACATGCCGCGGACAGCCCCGCTCGTCAAGCACTGAAGGGCACCAAGCCCGCATGGGCCACGGCCAAGGCGGACAAGGGCTCGACCGCGAACGGCGCCCAGGTGAACGCCAGGGTGTACCTGGCCGGCCGGGACGCCGCCGGACTCGCCGCCTACGCCAAGGCGGTGTCCGACCCCAGCTCGCCGCTGTACGGCAAGTACCTGAGCACCAAGCAGGCGCAGAACCGCTTCGGGGCCACCAAGGCCCAGGTGGCCGCGGTCAAGTC
This region includes:
- a CDS encoding DUF3105 domain-containing protein, with amino-acid sequence MGSAKNNTAARKARIEEMRRAERARERRNRALTIAASVVVVAGLVAGGVVLVNSQSGKKSNSADDGKNSGDSGHFAAGKDGVMTWTGKLARTHVTTRVSYPMHPPVGGNHNPVWATCDGTVYTKPLQDENAVHSLEHGAVWVTYTSKAGKADVDALAAKVKKTPYSLMSPYENQAAPLILSAWGHQVTVKSASDPEVNKFFAAYVQGPQTPEPGAACTNGAM
- a CDS encoding RrF2 family transcriptional regulator: MRLLRSTDLALRVLMRLAVSAGATPTTRQVAADMEVPYTHAAKVVAELQHLGLVDARRGRGGGLALTGRGRTASVGAVVRVFEGDGDVVECEGATPCPLNSGCRLRGALRRAQEAFFAALDPVTVADVVADPTGPLLLGISRGPQGG
- a CDS encoding DUF305 domain-containing protein, giving the protein MTRQRIGLIAGAAAAVLVAAGAITYAVAEDSGGSTQLTVPGAESADAGFARDMAVHHQQAVEMSYIVRDRTGNAEVRRLAYDIAQTQANQRGMLLGWLDLWQLPKVSANPPMTWMGMGDMPERGDGSLMPGMATNTELRKLQALNGKQAEILYLQLMTDHHKGGIHMAEGCVAKCTVGVEKRLAQGMVDAQQSELQVMAGMLKERGAKPRS